Within Cucumis melo cultivar AY chromosome 4, USDA_Cmelo_AY_1.0, whole genome shotgun sequence, the genomic segment TCTCGCACAAGGTGGATGCATAGATGTACCATAAGggtgaaaaatgatggtggaaaGTACTTTTCAAGCAAACATAATGTTTCAACAACGTCTTGCTGCAATTTATCTAAATCTGATATTCGCAAAGTTATGGAGCAAATAGCGTTGAAAAAAGAACACAATCTAGTGATAGCTACTCTAACATTGTTAGGTAAAACTCCACGTATTGCAATTGGGAGAAGTTGTTGCATTAGAACATGGCAATCATGTGATTTAAGACCAGAGAGCGTTAGGTTCTCTAAAGATACCAAACTTCTGAAATTCGACGAATAACCTTCTGGAACCTTAAGATCAGACAAAGTTCTGCAAATAGAGACTTTCTTCTCTCTTGACAATGTATAACATGCTGCAGGTATGTAAGTTCTACTTCCATCGGACACAGGGGCCAACTCGGGTCGAATGTTCATTTCTACCAAATCAAGTCTAGCACTCAATCCATCCTTACTCTTCCCTGGTATGTCAAGCAGTGTACCAATTATATTCATTaatacattcttctcaatatgcataaCATCAAGACAGTGTCTTACATGTAATTTTTTCCAGTACGCTAACTCATAGAATGCAGAAATCCTCTTCCAGTATTCGTTCGAAATATCTTCATTCAACCTCCTAGTAGACCTTTTACCGCATGGAAAGGTCTTATCCTTAAGTCTATTATAAATTGTCTCGCCTGATAAAGGGAGAGGAGGTGTCCCATGCTTCTGATTACCGTCAAATGCTTTCTTTTGTCTCCTATAAGGGTGATGACGTGGTAAGTATTTTCTATGTCTCATATATGCATTTTTCTTCCCATATGGTAGTCTTATAGAAGAAGTTTCCTCTCCACATATTGAACAGGCCTTATACCCCTTCACGCTACACCCACACAGGTTCCCgtatgcaggaaaatcattgataGTCCACAGTAAGACAGCTCGCAGGGTGAATCTTTCATTTCTATGTGCATCAAAACACTGAACACCTTCTTCCCACATAAGTTTGAGATCACCAATCAAAGGTGCTAGGTAGACATTTATGTCGTATTCTGGTTGCTTAGGTCCCGAGATTAACATAGTTAACATCAAATACTTCCTCCTCATACATAGCCATGGTTGAAGGTTGTATAATGTAGCAATCACaggccaacaactatatttcGTTGATAAATCTTCGTACGGATTGATGCCATCTGTGGACAACCCCAAGCGGAGGTTTCTCGGTTCGGACCCAAAATCTGGCCACAAATGGTCTACCAACCTCCAAGATGGAGTATCAGCTAGATGCCTTAACACACTGTCTACTTTCCTGTCATTTGCATGCCAACACAAGTGCTTTGCATATTCGGAGTTCTTGAACATCCTTAAAAACCTCGGAACAATTGGAAAATACCACAGCTGTTTAACTGCAACTCCCTTAATCTCTTCGTTTGAGTTCTTACTTGTCTTCCACCTCGAAATGTTACATTTAGGACACCTACTGATGTCTGCCAGATCTTTTCTATACAAGCAACAATCGTTAGGGCATGCATCTATTTTTTGATAATTAAGGCCCAATGCAGTAAGcattttttttgcttcatacaTGGATATCgccattttattattttcaggCAATAACTCGCTAACCGTTGCCAGTAGTTCGGAGAAGCTAGCATTACTCCATCCAAATCTAACCTTCAGGTTGTATAGCCTAACTAATGCTGATAACTTTGTGAATCTTTTACAACCAGGAAATAGAGGCTTCTTTGCATCATCGAACATATTGTCAAACGTATTAGGTACTTTAGAAAACTGATCGCGGACATTTTGAACCATATTTATCACATGAAATAAATCATCGTCGACC encodes:
- the LOC127148861 gene encoding uncharacterized protein LOC127148861, which codes for MDKSWMMENRMSREYELGVEAFIQFGFRHAKGSSTIRCPCLKCGNRLPQDESTFRYHLYANGIDQSYKIWFWHGESFTSETSCNRQAYTNEETVDDDLFHVINMVQNVRDQFSKVPNTFDNMFDDAKKPLFPGCKRFTKLSALVRLYNLKVRFGWSNASFSELLATVSELLPENNKMAISMYEAKKMLTALGLNYQKIDACPNDCCLYRKDLADISRCPKCNISRWKTSKNSNEEIKGVAVKQLWYFPIVPRFLRMFKNSEYAKHLCWHANDRKVDSVLRHLADTPSWRLVDHLWPDFGSEPRNLRLGLSTDGINPYEDLSTKYSCWPVIATLYNLQPWLCMRRKYLMLTMLISGPKQPEYDINVYLAPLIGDLKLMWEEGVQCFDAHRNERFTLRAVLLWTINDFPAYGNLCGCSVKGYKACSICGEETSSIRLPYGKKNAYMRHRKYLPRHHPYRRQKKAFDGNQKHGTPPLPLSGETIYNRLKDKTFPCGKRSTRRLNEDISNEYWKRISAFYELAYWKKLHVRHCLDVMHIEKNVLMNIIGTLLDIPGKSKDGLSARLDLVEMNIRPELAPVSDGSRTYIPAACYTLSREKKVSICRTLSDLKVPEGYSSNFRSLVSLENLTLSGLKSHDCHVLMQQLLPIAIRGVLPNNVRVAITRLCSFFNAICSITLRISDLDKLQQDVVETLCLLEKYFPPSFFTLMVHLCIHLVREAKLCGPIYLRWMYPFERYMKVLKSYVRNRNRPEGSIAEAHICEEAVEFCSEFLSGLDPIGLGSFRFREEGRIERPLSARSSITPSQVVLKQAHLHILENIEEVHPYRERHMEILKSSNPRRASNEKWLQDEHNRSFPNWIRDEEGQVVSTIIRWIAHGPHPVVMIYEGYKVNGICYNTKCRDDTRTVQNSGVMFVASTMHVASAKDKNPIIADISFYGVIQGIWEVSYNTFGVTLFRCNWVDTKNGVQVDDLGFTLVDLNRIGHYSDSFILASQARQVFYVKDPSDDRWWTITYQTMTLGKQARLEAGCSSVPSIEGVINKGKGTHGPTEMSEITQVSCDGHKRVVEYNELGQPIGESATKLKSFIGTTVRVHVSISYQSWKDVPTELKNKIYELIEVIF